A portion of the Sulfurospirillum diekertiae genome contains these proteins:
- a CDS encoding chemotaxis protein, whose amino-acid sequence MAKESILKVGSNEMELVDFRIFKKEANGVYEGIYGVNVAKVREIIKIPNLTELPGVPEYIEGIFDLRGIVIPVINLAKWMNIKEPDDGSIKPRIIITEFSDILIGFVVHEAKRIRRISWKDIEPASFVAGMGSLDKSQITGVTRIENDEVLLILDLESVVQALGIYQPKIDVEDNAIIKVEGTALILDDSMTARKLVSDALKKMGMRVIEAKDGSEGLERLNDLYTTYGEHLTDEVKIIISDVEMPQMDGFHFAASVKEDARFKNIPIVFNSSISDHFSELRGKEAGGEAYLTKFDAGIFYKEVSKVIKSHVKTAQ is encoded by the coding sequence ATGGCTAAAGAAAGTATTTTAAAAGTAGGCTCCAATGAGATGGAGCTGGTGGACTTCCGCATTTTTAAAAAGGAAGCGAACGGTGTTTATGAGGGAATCTATGGTGTTAACGTTGCTAAGGTGCGTGAAATCATCAAAATTCCTAATTTGACAGAACTCCCAGGAGTTCCTGAATACATCGAAGGCATTTTTGATCTTCGTGGTATCGTTATTCCTGTTATTAACCTTGCCAAATGGATGAACATCAAAGAGCCTGATGATGGATCGATTAAACCTCGTATTATCATTACTGAGTTTAGCGATATCTTAATTGGTTTTGTGGTGCATGAAGCCAAACGTATTCGCCGTATCAGCTGGAAAGATATTGAGCCAGCATCATTTGTTGCAGGTATGGGGTCTCTTGATAAGAGTCAAATTACAGGTGTAACACGTATTGAAAATGATGAGGTACTTTTGATTTTAGATCTTGAAAGCGTGGTGCAAGCACTCGGTATTTATCAGCCAAAAATTGATGTGGAAGATAATGCTATTATCAAAGTAGAGGGTACAGCCTTGATTTTGGACGATAGTATGACTGCACGAAAGCTCGTCAGCGATGCGCTTAAAAAGATGGGGATGCGTGTTATCGAAGCAAAAGATGGTTCTGAGGGTTTAGAGCGCTTAAATGATCTTTATACAACGTATGGTGAGCATCTAACCGATGAAGTCAAAATTATTATTAGCGATGTTGAAATGCCTCAGATGGATGGATTTCACTTTGCAGCTAGTGTGAAAGAGGATGCGAGGTTTAAAAATATTCCAATCGTCTTTAACTCTTCCATTAGTGACCATTTTAGTGAGCTTAGGGGCAAAGAGGCGGGCGGTGAAGCCTATTTAACGAAATTTGATGCAGGTATCTTTTACAAAGAAGTTTCTAAAGTCATCAAATCACACGTGAAAACAGCACAATAG
- the lpxB gene encoding lipid-A-disaccharide synthase → MKLLVSALEPSANLHLEPILNALEQCELYGIFDERFGKPLLPSKAFSIMGFLDALPKIRKAKRAIKMMARMSFFVDKVLLIDSPAFNLPLAKAIKTINPNVEIIYYILPQVWAWKSKRVAKVEKYCDVLASILPFEQQFYTKATYVGNPLLDEIPFFKLRAEETGVIAFLPGSRKSEIRSLFPIYKEVASRIEGKEKLLVIPPHFDYREIVDIYGDIHDFKICRNTYEAFEKSEFAFVCSGTATLEAALVGVPFVLAYKAKAFDYWVAQQFVKLKHVGLANIIFDFEKMEPLHVELLQEDVFADNLLKAYENMDKEAFFNHAKKTSSNAKPR, encoded by the coding sequence TTGAAATTACTTGTTTCCGCTCTAGAGCCATCCGCCAATTTACACTTAGAACCTATTTTAAATGCACTGGAGCAGTGTGAATTGTATGGCATCTTTGATGAGCGTTTTGGGAAACCGTTGCTACCAAGCAAAGCTTTTTCAATTATGGGATTTTTAGATGCTTTGCCGAAAATTCGCAAAGCTAAAAGAGCTATTAAAATGATGGCACGAATGAGTTTTTTTGTGGATAAAGTTTTGTTGATTGATTCGCCTGCATTTAATCTTCCTTTGGCAAAAGCCATTAAAACGATCAACCCCAATGTCGAAATTATCTACTATATATTGCCACAAGTCTGGGCATGGAAGTCTAAACGTGTTGCAAAAGTGGAAAAATATTGTGATGTACTGGCGTCTATTTTGCCCTTTGAACAGCAATTTTATACCAAGGCAACCTATGTTGGGAATCCTCTGTTGGATGAGATTCCGTTTTTTAAACTTAGAGCGGAAGAAACTGGGGTGATCGCCTTTTTGCCGGGTAGTCGCAAAAGTGAGATCCGAAGTCTCTTCCCTATCTACAAAGAGGTTGCTTCTCGCATAGAAGGCAAAGAGAAGTTGCTGGTGATTCCTCCACATTTTGACTATCGTGAAATTGTGGATATTTATGGTGATATTCATGACTTTAAAATTTGTCGCAATACCTATGAAGCGTTTGAAAAAAGTGAGTTTGCGTTTGTTTGTTCTGGAACGGCAACGCTGGAAGCAGCACTTGTCGGTGTACCTTTTGTATTGGCGTATAAAGCAAAAGCGTTTGATTATTGGGTTGCTCAACAGTTTGTAAAACTCAAACATGTAGGACTTGCCAATATTATTTTCGATTTTGAAAAGATGGAACCGTTACATGTAGAGTTATTGCAAGAAGATGTTTTTGCCGATAATCTACTAAAAGCCTATGAAAATATGGACAAAGAGGCATTTTTTAACCATGCCAAAAAAACTTCGAGCAATGCTAAGCCACGGTAG
- a CDS encoding tRNA threonylcarbamoyladenosine dehydratase, with translation MEDRYSRVRRVFGEDFEKLQKAKVLLLGVGGVGSPCLDALYRTGVSDITIVDFDTYDVTNQNRQLGSEAVGEVKVLHMASLYKGITPIVAKVTPEWVESFDFEPYDIVIDAIDDMEAKIAVAHKAHTKLLSSAGGAKKIDPTKIHYAPIWDTYGDMLAKGFRDGLKKTGFQGSFLTVFSDEKPICKEMGSLMCVTASFGLTLASLAIRKITGKM, from the coding sequence ATGGAAGATCGTTACTCTCGTGTCAGACGTGTTTTTGGCGAAGATTTTGAAAAACTCCAAAAGGCAAAAGTCCTTCTTTTGGGTGTCGGAGGTGTCGGAAGTCCGTGTTTGGATGCACTTTACCGCACAGGTGTGAGTGACATCACCATCGTTGATTTTGATACCTACGATGTGACGAATCAAAACAGGCAACTGGGCTCTGAAGCGGTTGGTGAAGTCAAAGTCTTGCATATGGCAAGCCTTTATAAAGGCATCACACCGATTGTGGCAAAAGTCACCCCTGAATGGGTGGAGAGTTTTGACTTTGAACCCTACGACATCGTCATTGACGCGATAGACGATATGGAAGCCAAAATCGCAGTGGCACACAAAGCCCACACCAAACTACTCAGCTCCGCAGGCGGCGCAAAAAAAATAGACCCTACCAAAATTCACTACGCCCCCATCTGGGACACGTATGGCGATATGCTAGCAAAAGGCTTTAGAGACGGGCTTAAAAAAACAGGCTTTCAAGGCTCATTTTTAACGGTATTTTCCGATGAAAAACCTATTTGTAAAGAGATGGGGAGTTTGATGTGCGTCACTGCGTCGTTTGGTTTAACGCTGGCTTCATTGGCGATTCGGAAGATTACGGGGAAGATGTAA
- a CDS encoding Sua5/YciO/YrdC/YwlC family protein yields MNPDLVYLTQTETTVGFLSQNSEALVRTKNRPQGKPFLISVDSLNTLRSFTRIPKHHKNRVRKAQKTTFVYPCGLAIRVVKDAEHLQFLKKFKWSYSTSSNPSGKGFDEVYAQEKVDVILFTCKGFFESKPSSILKLGKRKMRKLR; encoded by the coding sequence ATGAACCCCGACCTTGTTTATCTCACGCAAACAGAGACAACGGTGGGGTTCCTCTCCCAAAACTCTGAAGCACTTGTTCGCACAAAAAATCGCCCGCAAGGCAAACCATTTCTTATTAGTGTTGACTCACTGAACACGCTTCGTTCGTTTACCAGAATCCCAAAGCACCATAAAAACCGCGTCCGAAAAGCTCAAAAAACAACCTTTGTTTACCCGTGTGGATTAGCCATTCGTGTGGTTAAAGATGCAGAACATTTGCAGTTCTTGAAAAAGTTTAAGTGGAGTTATTCTACTTCGTCCAATCCCAGTGGAAAGGGCTTTGATGAAGTTTATGCGCAAGAAAAAGTGGATGTCATACTCTTTACATGTAAAGGTTTTTTTGAGTCTAAACCCTCTTCGATTTTGAAGCTTGGAAAAAGAAAAATGAGGAAATTACGGTAA
- the argC gene encoding N-acetyl-gamma-glutamyl-phosphate reductase has product MAKIDVAIIGASGYTGLELMKILINHPHFNITYIATTEGGMKASELHPSLLGVFEQEVLKADASEVAKHAKLAFLALPHKAAMGFAKELLDLHVKVVDLSADYRLELEAYEKHYCEHEDKEHLKEAVYGLPEINRAKIKEANLIANPGCYPTASILGILPFLSYLKKDAPIFIDAKSGVSGAGKKPTPTAHFVSINENIFAYNPLKHRHEPEIAEKLRLVSGHPFEVNFVPHLLPVSRGMLVSAYLQTNEVIDAKATLQAFYKNERFVRIREVPVDIKSTAGTNFCDIFVSQKGKSIFVSSSIDNLLRGASAQAVVNANLMCGFEESAGIPIIAYVP; this is encoded by the coding sequence ATGGCAAAAATAGATGTAGCAATCATTGGTGCAAGCGGTTATACGGGCTTGGAACTGATGAAAATTTTGATCAATCATCCTCATTTTAACATTACTTACATAGCAACGACTGAAGGTGGGATGAAGGCGTCAGAACTACATCCTAGTTTATTGGGTGTTTTTGAGCAAGAGGTGTTAAAAGCCGATGCTTCAGAAGTTGCCAAACACGCTAAACTCGCTTTTTTAGCGCTTCCGCACAAAGCGGCGATGGGGTTTGCGAAAGAGCTTTTGGATTTACATGTAAAAGTGGTGGATCTCTCTGCGGACTATCGTTTGGAGCTTGAAGCGTATGAGAAACATTACTGCGAACATGAAGACAAAGAGCATTTAAAAGAGGCAGTGTATGGTCTTCCTGAGATCAACCGTGCCAAAATCAAAGAGGCGAATCTGATTGCCAATCCAGGGTGTTATCCTACGGCTTCGATTTTGGGAATTTTGCCGTTTTTGAGTTATCTTAAAAAAGATGCACCGATTTTTATTGATGCAAAAAGTGGTGTCTCTGGAGCGGGTAAAAAACCAACACCCACAGCGCATTTTGTGAGTATCAATGAAAATATCTTTGCATACAACCCTCTGAAACACCGCCATGAGCCAGAGATCGCTGAGAAATTGCGCTTGGTAAGCGGTCATCCGTTTGAAGTGAACTTTGTCCCTCATTTGCTTCCTGTCAGTCGTGGAATGTTGGTCAGTGCTTATTTACAAACCAATGAGGTCATTGATGCCAAAGCAACACTCCAAGCCTTTTATAAAAACGAGCGTTTTGTGCGTATCCGCGAAGTGCCTGTCGACATTAAATCAACCGCTGGAACCAATTTTTGCGATATTTTTGTGAGCCAAAAGGGCAAGTCCATTTTTGTTTCATCCAGTATCGATAATCTTTTACGTGGTGCTTCAGCACAGGCGGTGGTAAATGCCAATTTGATGTGTGGCTTTGAAGAGTCCGCAGGAATCCCCATTATCGCCTATGTCCCCTAA
- a CDS encoding UDP-2,3-diacylglucosamine diphosphatase gives MKSPQESPLSPMSPNFIIQEGALFIADAHDSDERSFFFDFLLHVKQNPPPQLFLMGDMFDLLVGSVAYSVKQYQRYIDLIDEIGKCCEVYYFEGNHDFDLSQLFLHVKVIPIEEQPFTCKLPSNQSCLLLHGDKYGSFIHRCYTKMIRNKGVLIVLNVLDTLLHGAISHKIQKDQCKKMLCKPIENFATLMQRKLHFYPKVDVIAEGHYHQNTDFMVAGTHYINFSSFACNQSYFSVQSSPETEFAQKQLRGCNG, from the coding sequence TTGAAGAGTCCGCAGGAATCCCCATTATCGCCTATGTCCCCTAATTTTATCATCCAAGAAGGAGCGCTTTTTATTGCTGACGCTCATGACTCAGACGAGCGCTCTTTCTTTTTTGATTTCCTTTTACATGTAAAACAAAATCCTCCACCCCAACTCTTTTTAATGGGCGACATGTTCGACCTTCTAGTGGGCAGTGTTGCCTATAGTGTTAAACAGTATCAGCGCTATATTGACCTGATTGACGAGATCGGGAAATGCTGTGAAGTCTACTATTTTGAGGGCAATCACGACTTTGACCTCTCTCAACTCTTTTTACATGTAAAAGTAATACCGATTGAGGAACAACCTTTTACATGTAAACTTCCTAGTAACCAAAGCTGTCTTTTACTGCACGGCGATAAATATGGAAGCTTTATTCACCGGTGTTATACAAAGATGATTCGTAACAAAGGTGTCTTAATCGTCCTGAATGTGTTGGACACATTGCTTCACGGTGCCATCTCTCACAAGATCCAAAAAGACCAGTGTAAAAAAATGTTGTGCAAGCCAATTGAGAATTTTGCAACGCTAATGCAACGCAAGCTGCATTTTTACCCAAAAGTGGACGTCATTGCCGAGGGTCATTACCATCAGAATACTGATTTTATGGTAGCTGGGACACATTATATCAATTTTTCATCTTTTGCGTGCAATCAAAGCTATTTTAGTGTACAATCTTCACCAGAGACAGAATTTGCGCAAAAGCAACTAAGGGGCTGCAATGGCTAA
- the surE gene encoding 5'/3'-nucleotidase SurE, which produces MKRILITNDDGFESTGLHALARALRPLGQVTIVAPTSEKSACGHSLTLTRPLRFIAIGDDFFKLDDGTPTDCIYLSLNALFEGDSKPDLVVSGINKGSNLGEDITYSGTASAAMEAALHGVPAIAISQVYTGGPQNIELTHGYDLAEQTVYDLAKRILDGTFPLAERRFLNVNIPPLKPEECKGYKITRAGYRMYGNDAHLHRNPRGEEYYWLGVHTLEWKKGLTDDCDLSAIDDGYVSITPIKLDMTAHDELEALKEWIK; this is translated from the coding sequence ATGAAACGTATTTTAATTACCAATGACGACGGCTTTGAAAGCACTGGACTTCACGCTCTTGCTCGTGCACTTCGTCCTTTAGGACAAGTGACCATTGTAGCACCTACTTCTGAAAAATCCGCCTGCGGACACTCACTCACGCTCACACGCCCTCTTCGCTTTATTGCGATTGGCGATGACTTTTTCAAACTCGATGATGGTACGCCCACCGACTGTATTTATCTCTCACTCAATGCCCTTTTTGAAGGTGATTCAAAACCTGATTTAGTCGTCAGTGGCATCAACAAAGGTTCTAACCTAGGTGAAGATATCACGTACAGTGGCACAGCGAGTGCGGCAATGGAAGCGGCATTGCATGGCGTTCCCGCCATTGCTATCTCCCAAGTTTACACGGGTGGGCCTCAAAACATCGAGCTCACTCATGGTTATGATCTTGCAGAGCAAACCGTGTACGACCTTGCTAAACGCATTTTAGATGGCACCTTTCCTCTTGCAGAGCGTCGCTTTCTAAATGTCAATATTCCTCCGCTTAAACCCGAAGAATGCAAAGGCTATAAAATTACCCGTGCAGGCTATAGAATGTATGGCAATGACGCGCATCTGCATCGCAACCCACGAGGTGAAGAATATTATTGGCTTGGCGTTCATACGCTTGAGTGGAAAAAAGGTCTCACAGATGACTGTGACCTCAGCGCCATTGATGATGGCTATGTCTCCATCACCCCGATCAAACTCGATATGACCGCGCACGATGAACTAGAAGCCTTAAAAGAGTGGATAAAATAA
- the carB gene encoding carbamoyl-phosphate synthase large subunit, with the protein MPKRQDIKTILLIGSGPIVIGQACEFDYSGTQAAKTLKELGYRVVLVNSNPATIMTDPEFADRTYIEPITPEVIARIIEKESVDAVLPTMGGQTALNVAMTMHDQGMLKDIIFLGANPEAIKKGEDRQAFKEAMIKIGMDLPISAYAYNLEDAYAAADKIGFPLIIRASYTLAGGGSGVAYNIDEFKELAMAGLDASPINEILIEESLLGWKEYEMEVIRDHADNCIIVCSIENFDPMGVHTGDSITIAPALTLTDKEYQRMRNASFAILREIGVDTGGSNVQFSICPETGRMTVIEMNPRVSRSSALASKATGYPIAKVATLLAVGFTLDEIKNDITGTAASFEPVIDYIVTKIPRFTFEKFPLADSTLTTSMKSVGEVMAIGRTFKESFQKALCSLETNLSGFESLKVDEDKLKNEIRRPNCDRVLYVGEAFRRGYSVEDVFNLSKIDPWFLGQIKEIIDFESKIDMFILNDEKLLRQAKTMGFSDKMIAKLINKEDNLELTTNDIYFARNKLGIDFEYNEVDTCAAEFKALTPYLYSTTNVTKLPLHVKEKETQKKVMIIGGGPNRIGQGIEFDYCCVHAAYALGDMGVKTIMYNCNPETVSTDYDTSDILYFEPIDFEHVRSVVEKENPDGVIVHFGGQTPLKLAKKLTVMGAKIIGTTARVIDMAEDREKFSKFITENNIKQPNNATATSEEEAIEKAKEIGYPVLVRPSYVLGGRAMRIVYNESELRTYMNEAVSVSHNSPVLIDQFLDRAIEIDVDAICDGKEVYIGGIMQHIEEAGIHSGDSACSLPSISLSDALLSKIESQTKQIALNLGVVGLMNIQYAIYQDDVYMIEVNPRASRTVPFVSKATGIPMAKVATRVMYQGNLREALSFYDKFDVVREGNGILKPKKFDHVAVKEAVFPFNKLQGADLILGPEMKSTGEVMGISRNFPASFAKSQIASANVLPKSGSVFISLVDIDKSFAKEIGTKFEALGFKVIATGGTHKALQEAGVNAEFVYKISEGRPNIEDKLKNGDIALVINTSDNKSSKDDAKKIRQAVLRFKIPYFTTVSAASAATTAIEYIQDKSALEPRALQDYLN; encoded by the coding sequence ATGCCAAAACGTCAAGATATTAAAACCATATTATTAATCGGATCAGGTCCTATTGTAATCGGACAGGCATGTGAATTTGACTATTCAGGAACTCAAGCAGCAAAAACTTTAAAAGAGCTCGGATACAGAGTTGTACTTGTTAACTCCAATCCAGCCACTATTATGACAGACCCTGAATTTGCAGATCGCACTTATATTGAACCTATTACACCTGAAGTGATTGCCCGTATTATTGAAAAAGAGAGTGTCGATGCTGTTCTTCCAACGATGGGTGGACAAACTGCACTCAATGTCGCAATGACAATGCATGACCAAGGAATGCTCAAAGATATTATATTCTTAGGAGCCAATCCAGAAGCGATTAAAAAAGGTGAAGATAGACAAGCTTTTAAAGAAGCTATGATTAAAATAGGTATGGATTTGCCAATCAGTGCTTATGCTTATAATCTAGAAGATGCGTATGCGGCGGCTGATAAAATCGGATTTCCCCTTATTATTCGTGCCTCTTATACCTTAGCAGGCGGAGGTAGCGGCGTTGCGTATAACATTGATGAATTTAAAGAGCTTGCAATGGCAGGTCTTGATGCGAGTCCAATTAACGAGATTTTGATTGAAGAGTCTCTGCTTGGTTGGAAAGAGTATGAGATGGAAGTTATTCGTGACCATGCCGATAACTGCATTATCGTCTGCTCCATCGAAAACTTTGACCCAATGGGTGTGCATACGGGAGATTCGATTACCATCGCACCAGCACTGACTTTGACCGACAAAGAGTACCAACGTATGCGTAATGCTTCGTTTGCGATTCTTCGTGAAATTGGTGTAGATACGGGAGGAAGTAACGTACAGTTTTCCATCTGCCCTGAAACAGGTCGAATGACGGTTATTGAAATGAACCCTCGTGTCAGTCGTAGTTCAGCCCTTGCTTCAAAAGCAACAGGCTATCCGATTGCCAAAGTGGCAACACTTTTAGCCGTTGGTTTTACCCTTGATGAAATCAAAAATGATATTACTGGAACCGCGGCAAGTTTTGAGCCAGTCATTGACTACATCGTGACTAAAATTCCTCGCTTTACGTTTGAAAAGTTCCCTCTTGCCGATTCAACACTGACCACTTCAATGAAGAGTGTGGGCGAGGTTATGGCGATTGGTCGAACGTTTAAAGAGTCTTTCCAAAAAGCGCTTTGCTCTCTTGAAACCAATTTAAGTGGATTTGAAAGCCTTAAAGTGGACGAAGATAAACTCAAAAATGAGATCAGAAGACCAAACTGCGATAGAGTGCTCTATGTGGGTGAAGCATTCCGCAGAGGCTATAGCGTTGAAGATGTATTTAATTTAAGTAAAATTGATCCATGGTTTTTAGGCCAAATTAAAGAAATTATTGATTTTGAGAGCAAAATTGATATGTTTATTCTCAACGATGAAAAATTGTTACGCCAAGCCAAAACAATGGGCTTCTCCGACAAAATGATCGCAAAACTCATCAACAAAGAGGACAATTTAGAACTCACAACCAATGACATCTATTTTGCACGTAATAAACTGGGCATTGACTTTGAATACAATGAAGTTGATACATGTGCGGCAGAGTTTAAAGCTCTTACCCCGTACCTTTACTCAACCACCAATGTGACCAAATTGCCTTTACATGTAAAAGAGAAAGAGACACAGAAAAAAGTCATGATTATCGGCGGAGGTCCTAACCGTATTGGTCAAGGCATTGAGTTTGACTACTGTTGCGTTCATGCTGCGTATGCGCTAGGTGACATGGGTGTGAAAACCATTATGTACAACTGTAACCCTGAAACCGTTTCGACCGACTATGACACCAGTGATATTCTCTATTTTGAACCGATTGATTTTGAACATGTTAGAAGTGTTGTTGAAAAAGAAAATCCAGATGGTGTGATCGTTCATTTTGGTGGACAAACACCTTTAAAACTTGCTAAAAAACTCACCGTTATGGGTGCAAAGATCATCGGTACAACAGCGCGTGTGATCGATATGGCAGAAGATAGAGAAAAATTTTCGAAATTTATCACCGAAAATAACATCAAACAACCTAACAATGCAACCGCAACGAGTGAAGAAGAGGCAATTGAAAAAGCAAAAGAGATTGGTTACCCTGTTTTAGTACGCCCAAGTTATGTTTTGGGTGGACGTGCGATGCGTATCGTTTACAATGAGAGCGAACTTAGAACCTATATGAATGAAGCGGTGAGCGTGAGCCACAATTCACCTGTGTTGATTGACCAATTCTTAGATCGCGCCATTGAAATCGATGTTGATGCCATTTGTGATGGTAAAGAAGTCTACATCGGTGGCATTATGCAACACATCGAAGAGGCGGGCATTCACAGTGGCGATAGCGCATGTTCCTTACCTTCTATCAGCCTTAGTGATGCACTTTTAAGTAAAATTGAATCCCAAACCAAACAAATCGCGTTGAACCTTGGCGTTGTAGGCTTGATGAACATTCAATACGCGATCTACCAAGACGATGTCTATATGATCGAAGTCAATCCTCGTGCTAGCCGTACCGTACCGTTTGTTAGCAAAGCGACGGGTATTCCAATGGCTAAAGTAGCCACTCGCGTGATGTACCAAGGCAACCTTCGAGAAGCACTTTCATTTTACGATAAATTTGATGTGGTTCGTGAAGGCAATGGCATCTTAAAACCTAAAAAGTTTGATCATGTTGCGGTAAAAGAAGCGGTTTTCCCATTCAATAAACTCCAAGGTGCAGACCTGATTTTAGGCCCTGAAATGAAATCAACGGGTGAAGTTATGGGCATCAGTCGCAACTTCCCAGCATCGTTTGCCAAAAGCCAAATTGCTTCAGCCAACGTGCTTCCAAAAAGTGGTTCTGTCTTTATCTCTTTGGTTGACATCGACAAATCGTTTGCAAAAGAGATCGGCACAAAATTTGAAGCGCTTGGCTTTAAAGTCATCGCAACGGGTGGAACGCACAAAGCCTTACAAGAAGCAGGTGTCAATGCAGAGTTTGTCTATAAAATCTCTGAAGGTCGCCCAAATATCGAAGATAAACTCAAAAATGGTGACATCGCCCTTGTGATTAACACGAGCGATAATAAATCAAGCAAAGACGACGCGAAGAAAATTCGCCAAGCCGTGCTTCGCTTTAAAATTCCTTACTTTACCACCGTTTCTGCGGCATCTGCTGCAACGACAGCGATAGAGTACATTCAAGATAAAAGTGCGCTTGAACCACGCGCATTACAAGACTATTTAAACTAG